Genomic segment of Drosophila ananassae strain 14024-0371.13 chromosome 2L, ASM1763931v2, whole genome shotgun sequence:
ATTCTCCTGGCGATAgaccaaaaaaatataccgGTGGAGGCCAGTGCCCTGCGGGGGACCAGAACCAACATAGGTCGCTAGCGGAAAACCAGTGGTGATGTCGCTACCCTTGATATTGACCACTGCCCAGTGCAAGATCTCACGGAACTTGGGATCCTGCCGCGAAGGAGCATCGGGATCCACCATGAGCAGGGTGTACAGATTGTCGCCTTCACAGGCACACCATTGGACGGTCGGCGTGTCCTTCACCTGAGTGGGGGTCAGCTCATTACCTTGGCTCACCTCATTTTCGGCATAGGAAACCTGGACAGTGCCAGCGGGGACGGCATCCAACACATCGGGAACTATGTCATCCATGTTACGTGTCAGTTGAGAAGGATGATTGtacttttttttcgtttttcgttttttttttttgggtcttATCACCGATGACCAAGCCGGCTGGGTGATAACGAAGAAAGAGCTTCTTAGAGATAAAGCGgatgtctttcggtttttaaTAAAGTTTCCAGTTCACTTAATTAATATCTGGATGTTGAAATCCACAAGGTCAAACTGCGGTGGCAACAGCTGAAACCTATAAATAACGGTTTTATGGAGGAACCACTATAAACTTTATCACGGTTAGCAAACTCATTGGTCAAGTGCGATCCGTCAGATTTGTTTTCAAAGGTAAATAAGGTGAAAAAGCCCTATAACTATTCCGAAGCAAAAGCTTTCCGGCCAGCTGGCATTATTTAGGAAATTTTTACCAATAACGCCAGAGAGAAATAACTCTAGAGCAGATGTGAGTCATAAATTTGAAACTAGTTAGTGCGCTATTGGTAGCTTTGGGGGTTTCCACTAGCGTGGTTCCACTGTGCACACCTGATAGGCGCAAAAGACAGCCCTTATGAGGGCTATTAACTCATATATTTTACATCGCAATCTATCGCAAGATAGCCAATCAATGATATACAAACGACAATGTATGTAAGAGattcaaaaaacacacaattaGTATATATATCATGCTATTTATTAAACAATTCGAATATTATTAACACTTGAATATCAATATTGATAGCGCTGACAGAGAGTTTTGGTCTACTAAATACGCTTAGTTGCATTTATCGCCTTTGTTCTTTGCACAatgaaataatatataatatttatgtatatttataataagataatacaaataataatcaaaaaattgtGAAACGAGAGCGTGAGATTTGGGGGACGTCCCGCGAGGCGACGATTATAAAAACAACATAGTTTACAGTTACAAGTTAGGGTAAATAATAGTACCTAGTGGTATGTCTATACGGCATATGATATCTGGAACATCCGGAAACTGAGGATATGCCAGAGTTCTGGAACTAATCTTGGAATACATTAACTGCTGGTTCAATTTGATTGAGGAAATACCAATGAATGCGGTACACGTAACACgttctcatattttcatgtCGGTAAATTCAACTGTGATACCCTTGCTTGTGGATTACTCCAGGCATTCTCACTAACAACGAGTCTCGTAGAGGCCGCTGCGTCCGATGTAGCGCACCCATTTGACAACATCGTGGTCGGAGTAGTTCAGCTTTGGCTCAAACACCTTCAAGTAACGCACCTTAAAGCCGGATGGCGCGAACGGCACTTCGAAGTTCATCGAAATGGGCGGCCGAGTCCACTTCTTCTTGGTGTCTGTTTCGAGCAGTTCAATCTCGGCAGACAACTGAGTCTCCTTCATTCCAGCCATGCGCTTGATCTTCCACACGATGGCGTTCTCCGAGGCCTTATACTTGGCCTTACCCTTCAGGCAGATCAACTGCACGCCAGAAGTGTTAAGCGGTGTCGGGATCTTCACCTCGATCTTCTGGCCCAGGAGCGAGGGCTTGAAGTTGGACTTAAGCACCACCTTCACCTCCATCTTGGTTCGTCCTACCTCTCGCACCAGCGGAATGACTCGGAATGGCAGTGAAATGTCTTTGGTGGTGCGGTAGCGCATCAGTTCGAACTCCCCGTCCGGCGGGATGAAGCTGATCGAGTGCTCCGTCTCGAACTTGCTCAGCTTGACGCACTGATGGAACTGGCAGTCATCGATGACGACGACCGGCTTTCCAGACCGCGAGGTTTCCGCCTCGGAGTTACCGGACAAGCCGCGTCCCTTTGACTCCATCACAATCTTGTCGTTAATGCCAAACTTGCATTCAGGCATGCCTGTAAAGGGGAATTACAATTCTTATACTTTCTTTTGGCTATTAAATGATATTAAAGTAtataaagtttaattttaaaaggtTAGTTGCCTTTAATGGTGAAGGTTTCTTACCCGACAGATACGATTTCATAACCACCTTGCCGGCAACATGAGCCGAGAGCACCTGTCCCTGAGGGCTCATAAGTAAGTTTACGTACTCCAGGACGTCCAGGAACAGCTCGTTGCGTCGGTACTTGATGCCCTCTCGCCGCCAGCCGATCTGGCCGGTAACCTGCGATGTGATTTGCATCTGCTCTTCCTTAGTGGCCGACTTGATGCCCTGTTGCGTGATGAACGTCTTCAGGGTTCCAGAATCGGTGTTCTGCGGGTAGCCAAAGTCCAGGATCTCATCCAGCAACTCGTAGATCAGAACGAAGTTGTTCTTGATGTTCTCCTCGGAGATCTTGCCGAAGTACGACTGCATCACCTCGATAATCTTCAGCAGGAACTCAAAAACCATGGCAGCATTCACGTTCTGCTTGGTcacagcagccagccagataTTCGCACGCTGGAAAGAATGGGACAATGAAG
This window contains:
- the LOC6506020 gene encoding protein D3, which gives rise to MDDIVPDVLDAVPAGTVQVSYAENEVSQGNELTPTQVKDTPTVQWCACEGDNLYTLLMVDPDAPSRQDPKFREILHWAVVNIKGSDITTGFPLATYVGSGPPQGTGLHRYIFLVYRQENKIEEGETIPNNVRAGRLNFSARQFAAKHGLGDPIAANYYQAQYDDYVPIRNKTMIG
- the LOC6506019 gene encoding AP-2 complex subunit mu, whose amino-acid sequence is MIGGLFVYNHKGEVLISRVYRDDIGRNAVDAFRVNVIHARQQVRSPVTNIARTSFFHIKRANIWLAAVTKQNVNAAMVFEFLLKIIEVMQSYFGKISEENIKNNFVLIYELLDEILDFGYPQNTDSGTLKTFITQQGIKSATKEEQMQITSQVTGQIGWRREGIKYRRNELFLDVLEYVNLLMSPQGQVLSAHVAGKVVMKSYLSGMPECKFGINDKIVMESKGRGLSGNSEAETSRSGKPVVVIDDCQFHQCVKLSKFETEHSISFIPPDGEFELMRYRTTKDISLPFRVIPLVREVGRTKMEVKVVLKSNFKPSLLGQKIEVKIPTPLNTSGVQLICLKGKAKYKASENAIVWKIKRMAGMKETQLSAEIELLETDTKKKWTRPPISMNFEVPFAPSGFKVRYLKVFEPKLNYSDHDVVKWVRYIGRSGLYETRC